Proteins encoded by one window of Chondromyces crocatus:
- a CDS encoding S8 family serine peptidase has protein sequence MRSRPHMFPSVFSALLLSVLAEASPGHAAPSAPSAPSAPSASPTSLPAPRATLAHAAPPVSLPAPARLSAALSRLPRHASLEGALPLSFTPRVSAVGQRGITPAASEVPVLVRFAARPTPAEIDALRAAGAVPRLRADGSPRGQGNVIVARMSLDTVARVAALPFVRSLRPDGAPFRSPRPIDETGAEIQASDAWGAGMKPHGEIHGVTGRGVVVCDVDSGVDHFHPLFFRADGGYFDWVDVDGDGRFSPGIDGVDRDGDGVPEILRTLNSVITNYYDDEPLLGSESEAFAAGMDWLYADLDGSGAREFGTASGFTEEDPTYGEPLYVVDDVNRNGTLDVGERIVALGSSKIRMIVNGSERFQRGVNLIRARRDESIAHGTGSAGVILGGAIGLTRFTGIAPDAELIMATASDAVGEFELTDMCIEEGARVVLHEYAPWIGQPLDGSSALEQLIDETASQRVAHINPAGNLSGGDKLSKRTVAAGEAVVASLRVPGDSPYGEFGAMYTSWLWRAPDRNLTFKLTDPQGISKDLTLDADDPSIPYIYERWGSGGDVMVYAARENSQRGTARLDVFLVDTGFVTSPIPAGNWTMEIVDPGPVDGSSIELIGYVMDELSGWGHGIHFPDHVSEDHLIGYPGTADFGLAVAAYTGLGRWGGEPGVRASYSGRGWRLDGAPLMWISAPDDPITSGYREGEEARYSVFGGTSAASPHVAGAAALLFEADPERTGLDVREAIRAGALVDDIVGTAPSTDYGHGKLRIYESLHGVEPPAGAPPRLAPIEARVEAGVKTELPLDASEPADALDTLFFDVDWDYDGIWDESIARPSLLVLFEETGLHTLKLRVRDASGRSGTALARIEVVPRGAVTKAQALVAGGGWDCALGKAEGTSAGWLVAAGLATICVRRRRTSRLSSHR, from the coding sequence ATGCGCTCTCGCCCGCACATGTTTCCGTCGGTGTTCTCTGCGCTGCTGCTCTCGGTGCTCGCGGAGGCCTCACCCGGGCACGCTGCGCCGTCTGCGCCGTCTGCGCCGTCTGCGCCGTCCGCGTCTCCCACGTCACTCCCTGCGCCGCGCGCGACGCTCGCCCACGCGGCTCCACCGGTGTCACTACCGGCGCCTGCGCGCCTCTCCGCGGCGCTTTCTCGCTTGCCGCGCCACGCCTCGCTGGAGGGCGCGCTGCCGCTTTCGTTCACGCCCCGCGTGAGCGCCGTGGGGCAAAGGGGGATCACGCCGGCCGCGAGTGAGGTGCCGGTGCTGGTCCGCTTCGCAGCGCGGCCCACGCCCGCCGAGATCGACGCGCTCCGGGCCGCTGGCGCCGTGCCTCGGCTGCGCGCCGACGGATCACCCCGCGGACAGGGGAACGTGATCGTCGCGCGCATGTCCCTCGACACGGTCGCGCGCGTCGCGGCGCTCCCTTTCGTGCGCTCGCTCCGCCCCGACGGCGCCCCGTTCCGCTCGCCCCGGCCGATCGATGAGACCGGGGCCGAGATCCAGGCCAGCGACGCCTGGGGCGCCGGGATGAAGCCCCATGGGGAGATCCACGGGGTGACCGGCCGCGGCGTCGTCGTCTGCGACGTCGACAGCGGTGTCGACCACTTCCACCCGCTGTTCTTCCGCGCCGACGGCGGCTACTTCGACTGGGTCGACGTCGACGGCGATGGCCGCTTTTCCCCGGGGATCGACGGGGTGGATCGCGATGGCGACGGGGTGCCGGAGATCCTGCGCACGCTGAACAGCGTGATCACGAACTACTACGACGATGAGCCGCTCCTGGGCTCGGAGAGCGAGGCGTTCGCGGCGGGGATGGACTGGCTCTACGCCGATCTCGACGGCAGCGGGGCGCGCGAGTTCGGCACGGCCTCCGGCTTCACCGAGGAGGATCCCACGTACGGCGAGCCGCTGTACGTCGTCGACGACGTGAACCGCAACGGCACCCTCGACGTCGGCGAGCGGATCGTGGCGCTGGGAAGCTCCAAGATCCGGATGATCGTGAACGGCAGCGAGCGCTTTCAGCGTGGCGTGAACCTGATCCGGGCGCGGCGTGACGAGAGCATCGCGCACGGCACCGGCTCGGCCGGGGTGATCCTGGGGGGGGCCATCGGCCTCACCCGCTTCACGGGGATCGCCCCCGACGCGGAGCTGATCATGGCGACCGCGAGCGACGCCGTGGGTGAGTTCGAGCTGACCGATATGTGCATCGAGGAGGGCGCCCGGGTGGTGCTCCACGAGTACGCGCCCTGGATCGGTCAGCCGCTCGATGGCTCCAGCGCGCTGGAGCAGCTCATCGACGAGACCGCGAGCCAGCGGGTCGCGCACATCAATCCGGCCGGGAATCTCTCGGGAGGTGACAAACTCTCGAAACGTACGGTCGCTGCCGGAGAGGCGGTCGTCGCGTCGCTGCGCGTCCCGGGAGACAGCCCCTACGGGGAATTCGGGGCGATGTACACCTCCTGGCTCTGGCGCGCGCCGGATCGCAACCTGACCTTCAAGCTCACCGATCCGCAGGGCATCTCGAAGGATCTCACGCTGGACGCGGACGATCCGAGCATTCCGTACATCTACGAGCGCTGGGGGAGCGGAGGCGACGTCATGGTGTACGCCGCGCGCGAGAATTCACAGCGAGGGACCGCGCGACTCGACGTGTTCCTCGTGGACACGGGGTTCGTGACGTCCCCCATCCCTGCGGGGAACTGGACGATGGAGATCGTCGACCCCGGCCCGGTGGATGGCTCGTCCATCGAGCTGATCGGGTACGTGATGGATGAACTCTCGGGGTGGGGGCACGGCATCCATTTCCCGGATCACGTGAGCGAGGATCACCTCATCGGCTACCCGGGCACCGCGGACTTCGGGCTCGCCGTGGCCGCGTACACGGGGCTGGGTCGCTGGGGCGGTGAGCCCGGCGTGCGCGCCTCGTACTCGGGGCGGGGGTGGCGCCTCGACGGCGCGCCTTTGATGTGGATCAGCGCGCCCGACGACCCGATCACCAGCGGCTACCGGGAAGGCGAGGAGGCGCGCTACAGCGTTTTCGGTGGGACCTCGGCCGCGAGCCCGCACGTCGCTGGCGCTGCCGCGCTCCTCTTCGAGGCAGACCCTGAGCGCACCGGGCTCGACGTGCGCGAGGCCATCCGCGCCGGCGCCCTCGTGGACGACATCGTGGGGACCGCGCCGAGCACGGACTACGGGCACGGCAAGCTGCGCATCTACGAGAGCCTCCACGGCGTCGAGCCGCCGGCCGGTGCGCCCCCACGGCTTGCGCCGATCGAGGCGCGGGTCGAGGCGGGGGTGAAGACCGAGCTTCCCCTCGATGCGTCCGAGCCCGCCGACGCGCTGGACACGCTCTTCTTCGACGTCGACTGGGACTACGACGGGATCTGGGACGAGTCGATCGCCCGCCCCTCCCTGCTCGTCCTCTTCGAGGAGACCGGCCTCCACACCCTCAAGCTGCGGGTGCGGGACGCCTCCGGGCGCTCCGGGACTGCGCTCGCGCGCATCGAGGTCGTCCCCCGCGGCGCGGTGACAAAGGCCCAGGCGCTGGTTGCG